A part of Oncorhynchus kisutch isolate 150728-3 linkage group LG2, Okis_V2, whole genome shotgun sequence genomic DNA contains:
- the en1a gene encoding homeobox protein engrailed-1a — MEKQRALHSPESSEGESVSPSRSLPSPPILPLQAAQQAHRTTNFFIDNILRPDFGCRKEHGLGARERAQTSSRERAQPLVARPNHPGTPCQDSNCSSDSTSSSTSSLALSPTPQKSTSSSKADESSGGSTPKFGENTSSVMVVNGGSGGAAPKAESQPLLWPAWVYCTRYSDRPSSGPRTRKLKKTKNEKEDKRPRTAFTAEQLQRLKTEFQANRYITEQRRQSLAQELNLNESQIKIWFQNKRAKIKKANGYKNGLALQLMAQGLYNHSTTTIQEDKEESD; from the exons ATGGAGAAGCAAAGGGCTCTACACAGCCCGGAGTCTAGTGAAGGGGAGAGCGTTTCTCCTTCTCGCAGTCTGCCTTCGCCGCCCATCCTGCCTCTCCAAGCAGCGCAGCAAGCGCACAGAACCACGAACTTTTTTATTGACAATATTCTGCGGCCAGATTTCGGCTGCCGGAAGGAGCATGGTTTAGGGGCTAGGGAACGTGCGCAGACTTCCAGCCGAGAGCGCGCCCAACCTTTGGTCGCCAGGCCGAATCATCCTGGAACCCCATGCCAGGACTCTAACTGCAGCAGCGACAGCACTTCTTCCTCCACTTCGTCCTTGGCCTTGTCTCCCACCCCCCAAAAGAGCACCTCGTCGTCGAAGGCTGACGAGAGCTCTGGAGGCAGCACGCCAAAGTTCGGCGAGAACACATCTTCTGTCATGGTTGTGAACGGCGGTAGTGGCGGAGCAGCGCCCAAAGCCGAGTCCCAGCCGCTGCTGTGGCCTGCCTGGGTGTACTGCACTAGATACTCGGACAGGCCGTCATCTG GCCCAAGGACACGGAAATTGAAAAAGACGAAAAATGAAAAGGAAGACAAGCGACCCAGAACGGCGTTCACGGCTGAGCAGCTCCAAAGACTGAAAACTGAGTTCCAGGCCAACCGTTATATCACGGAGCAGAGGAGACAGTCTCTAGCTCAAGAGCTCAACCTCAATGAGTCACAAATCAAAATCTGGTTCCAAAACAAACGGGCGAAAATAAAAAAGGCCAACGGCTATAAGAACGGCCTGGCTCTCCAGCTCATGGCGCAAGGATTGTACAACCATTCCACCACCACCATTCAGGAAGACAAGGAGGAGAGTGACTGA